A region of the Peredibacter starrii genome:
CAAGCAGAAATTTATTACGGTGCTGGAACACAGAGTTTAATGGAGCGTCAGTATACTGAGGCCCTGAAAAATTTAGTCAAGGCCAATGAACTAAATCCAAATAACACTGAGATCCTGAACAATCTTGGTATGGCCTATTACTTTAAGGGCGAAAAAGATCTGGCCGTGCGTACATTGAACGCCGCACTTGAGGCCGATGATCGCAACTCAGATGCACGCGTGAATCTTGCTTCAATCTTCTACAAAGATGGAGAAGTTCAAAAAGCTGAAACCATCTACAAACAAGTTCTAAAAGATCTGACTTACGATAAGCAAGCTCGCACCTATTACAATCTTGGTATCATCGAACTTCAGAGCCGCAGAAACACTGTGAGCGCTGAGAACTACTTCAAAAAATCAATTAAGGAAGATGATAACTACTGTCCGGCCTATTATCAGCTTGGACTGGTTCAATATCAGCGTCGTCAGTTCAACTCTGCTCTGACAAACTTTAAAGAAGCTTCAATGGGAACTTGCTTTGATATGCCTGCTCCACACTTCTACCAGGCCCTGACTTTGATTGAACTACGTCGTTACGACGAGGCCCGTATCAAGCTTGATGAAATTGATACTCGCTTTGCTAAGACAACTTACGCAGTTAAGGCACGTACAAAAGCTCTTGAATTAAACGAAATTGAATTAAGAAATAAATCTACAGAATCTCATGCATCACGGAAGGTGCTTGAATCTCCAGATTTCTAATACACCAAGGATGGGGTAAATGGAAAAACAAGAAACGAACCAGGGAGAAGGGACGAATGCTGGTATGGGACTTCTCGGTGAGTACCTGAAGCAAAAGCGTCTCGACAAAAACTTCACGCTTGAGAAGCTTTCTCAGAAGACAAAGATCAGCGTGAACATTCTGAAAAGCCTCGAGGCCAATGACTATGATCATTTGCCTAGTGCCGCTTATATTAAGGGCTTCGTACAAAGTTACGTTAAAGTTCTGGGCATTCCACAGGATGAGGCCATCACTAAGATGGAATATACTTATCTGAATGTTTTAGGAAAACCATTTCCCTTCCTGAATCATACTAAGGGCATGGCCACACCTACTCCTGGTCAACCGGCCGGAGTTCAAAGAACTCCTACAGAAGAAACACCTACTCCGCATGAAGTAATTGAAAGCGGCGACTCAATCATTGATAGTACGAAATCAATTCTGCCTATAGTGATCTTCGGTGCTGTGATTTTACTTTTTGTTGGCGGTTACAAGCTTATTTCTACAGTGGTAGAGAGCGAAGTGAATGGTCAGCAGGAAAAAGATCTTGGTCCGAAAATCGAGTCAAGTTCGGCCCTGGTAAAACAACCTGAAAAAGCACCAGAACCTCCAAAGACTGAAGCAACGGCCACAACTGCAGCTTCGACTGAGGCGACTCCTCCGGCAGCTGAAGTTAAGAAAGAAGAAGTAAAACCAGAGCCTGATTTCCCAAGAAACTTCCCGACTATTGAATTTAAGAAAGTACGTGGGAAATTATTCTCTGTGAAAACGGATGCCCCGGAAAATGAAGACACTGCAATTCTTCCTCAGCAAATCAAGGACTCGATGAATTCTGATATTCAGAACATCTATATCCGCGCGACAGAAGGTAACACTTGGTTAAGCTATAAGATTGATGCCAATCCAATTGAAAGCGTGATCATTAATAAAGACAGTGATTTGTTCCTACAAGGTAATGAAATCAGAATTTTCTTAGGAAACGTGAAAGTAACTAAGATTTTCTACAATAACTACCTGATCGAAACTCCGACAAAATCTGGGGTCAAGAGTCTGATCTTCCCGGAAGAAAGCAATGCTAAATTCCAATTGCCACTCTTCCCGAAGGCAAAAGACGATATCCTCTACACTGCTGAGGATTACATCAAGAGAATGAAACTGGAAGAAGAAGAATTAGAGAAAAGAAAAGCCAACCAATAGTTAAGAATAAAAAAAGGCCAGAGTAATCTGGCCTTTTTTTATGACTGCCAATCTAGCTTACGATAAAACCACAGACCCAATCCCATCATCACAGTCATCGGCAAGAACACTGCCACCGGAATAGGAATTGTCTCTTTCTTTGCAAAACTTACGAGTGAGAAGTAGAGGCCATAATAAAGAATCAGGCACACTAGACCAATAAGTCCTGAGTTTTTGCCCTTACCCCTGTTACCCGTGACCCCCAAGGTGAAACCTAGAAAACAAAAAATAAAGCACACAAAGGCGCCGTTCTTTCGGTTCCAGAATTCATATTTAGCGTTAAAG
Encoded here:
- a CDS encoding tetratricopeptide repeat protein, with the protein product MFKANSLKSSGIVFLCLFALASCASKQTQLQQKQAEIYYGAGTQSLMERQYTEALKNLVKANELNPNNTEILNNLGMAYYFKGEKDLAVRTLNAALEADDRNSDARVNLASIFYKDGEVQKAETIYKQVLKDLTYDKQARTYYNLGIIELQSRRNTVSAENYFKKSIKEDDNYCPAYYQLGLVQYQRRQFNSALTNFKEASMGTCFDMPAPHFYQALTLIELRRYDEARIKLDEIDTRFAKTTYAVKARTKALELNEIELRNKSTESHASRKVLESPDF
- a CDS encoding helix-turn-helix domain-containing protein, whose product is MEKQETNQGEGTNAGMGLLGEYLKQKRLDKNFTLEKLSQKTKISVNILKSLEANDYDHLPSAAYIKGFVQSYVKVLGIPQDEAITKMEYTYLNVLGKPFPFLNHTKGMATPTPGQPAGVQRTPTEETPTPHEVIESGDSIIDSTKSILPIVIFGAVILLFVGGYKLISTVVESEVNGQQEKDLGPKIESSSALVKQPEKAPEPPKTEATATTAASTEATPPAAEVKKEEVKPEPDFPRNFPTIEFKKVRGKLFSVKTDAPENEDTAILPQQIKDSMNSDIQNIYIRATEGNTWLSYKIDANPIESVIINKDSDLFLQGNEIRIFLGNVKVTKIFYNNYLIETPTKSGVKSLIFPEESNAKFQLPLFPKAKDDILYTAEDYIKRMKLEEEELEKRKANQ